A genomic window from Zalophus californianus isolate mZalCal1 chromosome 13, mZalCal1.pri.v2, whole genome shotgun sequence includes:
- the LOC113935138 gene encoding spermatogenesis-associated protein 31D4 isoform X1, which produces MEFKTWNVLSCLNTYTEPCLRFSSTWLETDPNFTFLCGLGLLLLFLCYLMLPFPTWKTKPTQKRQGRAKRRRKGGTLKDYRCYQREVEEAQKLISVLRSPVGRHHDTISFHQLLCPDPSCEVCNRTTAEINRLLFPEALEDATPLASTAPVTSSSFTLSPDSSAVPPGDLISASLPEPSPPPASTFSPNPVTPLADFFPPSPPGGSLPPESFPPLHSEFPKDSFPPQSLAFPPIPPNHAQTVDPVVHPEATLSLNTIFCPDSALSQDVNPLPELSQMVNPTETFACHNAPPTLSVSPPPDCSLTMTQPKSISISKKPVPEISSPDSSGGLPTYVPTITGFNPSRLSILDFPSWQTHAKDFFPSTLAPYDFHQEFLALHSSEASSGEDPAAKLVEPANLSLLSPDGLALLEEQVRKRSDFWMWKEMKKSSVPKQTIAEKHDLEVSLPFWSSKDQSKELHVHRQPPYPTTTLKEGHLQQTPIQFFWGLPTLHSESLFSVAHVLDNCSSILIFNRVSNASTEQESPVVPHPLPLSLPQPQPLPIPQVQPQAHLQSPLPILSSGPLTQVKVCGVCLHRPEMESESLIPNEMQHLEWNVLQKEQETVWGLPTVVQRSQEDFCPSAPKPLTHQASQARVAISILPGQFPLTDELRRKLERHLRKRLIQHQWGLSRRICKSLSLMGPSIFSETPNLQRYHGRTWISKSESKSSKSESDEGDSEMSQLEDDDLEKDNDDLEKDQRHNPENGPKDYLLSDPESSSGNDMGYDSEKELRRPSEKNSTVSVETIGRGQFENVLKIHLSKKCEEINEGQLPGPVHNSWHTMTQTSLLFENSHTEIKHRSLPPSEVQDYSLNTFRELPFLESSAQQMLEAHIKRFRMMMTQGLPSRVLESIELFKLIKDTSHSSFSSSTNLISELNSKPGGFNSLRGSSKSLHGDKVGTANSASILDRPLPAASTVGKEEQRSLRQSPSDINHELAEDVQKIKDGTQTLTPVKHDTIGNRWPPKLPAREAGAGHEPKDKSANSGGRGGMQQGKKNLEPVFVPTVSRVIFRVKELDAHQSQSNILTTSKPVSSQTIKVNVNKAKTTIPIKSPPPNISIPQDPKSSKLKQQLLCELKFKLEEREHSRAQAHHTGLPPASDSLTYKASLTHAQGVSSGDMGASQVLHVHTEDTGINMEQQQEPGVRKHVLRKCQNKNLPPAAVTMSPPGSKAQELGGGDAGLGTSQPKRNSFPTEDVALNKRFPTQDVLSEKPGSKPSQTLSQNGQPPPESLSQKGQPPSESHCRKKMKRFLQWLKPGIKCKRQENSQEKGSPRSSVESRGLLKGRTAFTGATEARKIVTDGTFLEEKMGRWHAIDSTCPQQPIPFPTKYGKTQQKAQVQAQAQPVQGHTGNIRQIRDKDRQPQKAVAFKDQRLHPLSMPHREPAPHPHATCRHQAGQGPPATLTTAGGTVFRDLPLLFRQKTLLQNFHGGIFPTPK; this is translated from the exons ATGGAGTTCAAAACCTGGAATGTTCTCTCATGTCTGAATACCTATACTGAACCATGTCTGAGGTTCAGCTCAACATGGTTAGAGACTGACCCCAACTTCACCTTCCTGTGTGGGTTGGGATTGCTTCTTCTGTTCCTGTGCTACCTGATGCTTCCATTTCCAACTTGGAAAACCAAACCCACCCAAAAG CGTCAGGGCAGAgccaagaggaggaggaaaggtggGACTCTGAAAG ACTACAGATGCTACCAGAGAGAAGTGGAGGAAGCCCAGAAGCTGATCTCTGTTTTAAGAAG CCCAGTAGGCCGGCATCATGATACCATCTCCTTTCATCAACTGCTATGCCCAGACCCCTCCTGTGAGGTGTGTAATAGAACAACTGCTGAGATCAATCGGCTGCTGTTCCCGGAGGCCCTGGAAGATGCTACTCCCTTGGCTTCCACAGCCCCTGTGACTTCCTCATCGTTCACTCTCTCCCCTGACTCCTCAGCAGTCCCTCCAGGAGACCTAATATCAGCTTCTCTGCCTGAGCCttccccaccacctgcctccaCCTTCTCACCTAACCCAGTGACCCCCTTGGCTGACTTTTTTCCACCCTCACCACCGGGTGGCTCTTTGCCACCAGAGTCTTTTCCTCCCTTGCATTCCGAATTCCCAAAGGACAGTTTCCCACCCCAGTCCCTTGCCTTTCCTCCAATCCCACCAAATCATGCTCAGACAGTGGATCCTGTTGTCCATCCAGAGGCCACTTTGTCTCTAAATACCATCTTCTGTCCGGACTCTGCCCTTTCCCAAGATGTCAACCCCTTACCGGAGTTGTCCCAGATGGTAAATCCCACTGAGACCTTTGCTTGTCATAATGCACCACCAACCCTGTCTGTTTCACCACCACCGGACTGCAGTTTAACTATGACTCAACCTAAATCGATTTCCATCTCAAAGAAGCCTGTTCCAGAGATCTCATCTCCAGATAGCTCTGGTGGGTTGCCTACTTATGTCCCAACAATCACAGGCTTTAACCCCTCCAGATTGTCAATTTTAGACTTCCCTTCGTGGCAAACTCATGCCAAAGATTTCTTCCCTTCAACCTTGGCTCCATATGATTTCCATCAAGAGTTTCTGGCCCTCCATTCTTCAGAGGCTTCTTCCGGGGAAGACCCTGCAGCCAAGCTTGTGGAGCCTGCTAACCTCTCACTTCTCAGCCCCGATGGCTTGGCACTCCTAGAGGAACAAGTCCGAAAGAGGAGTGACTTCTGGatgtggaaggaaatgaaaaagagttCTGTTCCAAAACAAACAATTGCCGAAAAACATGacttggaagtttcccttcctttctggagCAGCAAAGATCAATCAAAGGAGCTGCATGTGCATCGGCAGCCCCCATATCCTACAACCACCTTGAAGGAGGGCCATTTACAGCAAACCCCTATCCAGTTCTTCTGGGGTCTCCCAACTCTGCATAGTGAGTCCTTGTTCTCTGTTGCCCATGTCTTAGATAATTGTTCCTCCATCTTAATTTTTAACAGAGTCTCGAATGCCTCCACAGAGCAGGAATCCCCAGTAGTTCCCcatcctcttcctctgtccttgccccaaccccagcccctaCCTATCCCTCAGGTCCAGCCCCAGGCCCACCTTCAGTCCCCACTCCCCATCCTGTCATCTGGTCCTCTAACCCAGGTTAAGGTCTGTGGAGTGTGTTTGCACAGACCTGAGATGGAATCAGAGTCTCTCATACCAAATGAAATGCAACATCTGGAATGGAACGTGTTGCAGAAGGAACAGGAAACTGTGTGGGGTTTACCCACTGTTGTCCAAAGATCCCAGGAGGACTTCTGTCCTTCAGCTCCTAAACCTCTTACTCACCAGGCCTCCCAGGCCCGTGTTGCAATCTCTATCCTTCCTGGACAGTTTCCTCTCACCGATGAGCTTCGAAGAAAACTAGAGCGTCACCTTCGAAAGAGGCTCATCCAACACCAGTGGGGCCTGTCCCGTAGGATCTGTAAGTCTCTATCACTGATGGGTCCGAGTATTTTTTCAGAGACACCTAACTTGCAGCGCTATCATGGACGCACATGGATCTCTAAGAGTGAGAGTAAATCGAGCAAATCTGAAAGCGATGAGGGGGACTCAGAAATGAGTCAGCTGGAGGACGATGACCTGGAGAAGGACAATGATGATCTGGAGAAGGATCAGCGACACAACCCAGAGAATGGCCCAAAAGATTATCTGTTGAGTGACCCAGAGAGCTCTTCAGGTAATGATATGGGGTATGATTCTGAAAAAGAACTTAGGAGACCATCAGAGAAAAACTCAACAGTGTCTGTGGAGACTATAGGTCGGGGACAATTTGAAAATGTCTTGAAAATTCACTTGAGCAAAAAGTGTGAGGAAATTAATGAGGGTCAGCTCCCCGGGCCTGTGCATAATTCATGGCATACTATGACGCAGACGTCGCTTCTTTTTGAGAACTCCCAcactgaaataaaacacagaagtttGCCACCATCAGAGGTTCAGGACTACTCCCTGAATACCTTCCGGGAGCTTCCCTTTCTTGAATCTAGTGCACAACAGATGCTGGAAGCCCATATTAAAAGGTTTCGTATGATGATGACACAGGGCCTTCCCTCCAGGGTCCTTGAATCCATAGAGCTCTTTAAATTGATAAAGGACACTTCCCATTCTAGCTTTTCCTCCTCAACCAACCTGATTTCTGAGCTAAATTCTAAACCTGGGGGCTTCAACTCCCTCAGAGGAAGCTCTAAATCTCTCCATGGAGACAAAGTGGGAACAGCAAATTCAGCCTCCATCCTGGATCGTCCTCTCCCTGCCGCCTCAACTGTGGGCAAGGAAGAACAGAGAAGTCTGAGGCAATCACCCTCTGATATCAACCATGAGTTAGCAGAGGATGTTCAGAAGATTAAGGATGGCACACAGACTCTTACACCTGTCAAACATGACACCATAGGCAACAGATGGCCCCCAAAGCTgcctgcaagggaagctggggcCGGACATGAGCCAAAGGATAAGAGTGCAAATTCTGGAGGTAGAGGAGGGATGCAACAGGGCAAAAAGAATCTAGAACCTGTCTTTGTGCCCACAGTGTCCAGGGTGATATTCAGGGTCAAGGAACTTGATGCTCATCAATCACAATCTAATATCTTGACAACCAGCAAGCCAGTAAGCTCCCAAACCATAAAGGTGAATGTTAATAAAGCCAAAACTACCATCCCCATTAAAAGCCCCCCACCAAACATATCAATTCCCCAAGATCCTAAATCATCAAAGCTTAAACAACAACTCTTGTGTGAGCTAAAGTTTAAattggaggagagagagcataGCCGGGCGCAAGCCCACCACACTGGCCTGCCCCCTGCCTCAGATAGTTTGACTTACAAGGCCTCACTGACTCATGCCCAGGGTGTGTCCAGTGGGGACATGGGAGCTTCTCAGGTGCTGCATGTCCATACAGAGGACACAGGAATTAATATGGAACAACAGCAGGAGCCTGGGGTCCGTAAGCATGTCTTACGGAAGTGCCAGAATAAGAATCTCCCACCAGCTGCGGTGACCATGAGCCCTCCAGGCTCCAAGGCACAAGAGCTTGGTGGAGGGGATGCAGGACTGGGGACATCCCAACCTAAAAGGAACAGTTTCCCTACTGAGGATGTGGCATTGAACAAGAGGTTCCCTACTCAGGACGTGCTATCGGAAAAGCCGGGAAGCAAGCCTTCCCAGACCCTATCACAGAACGGTCAGCCGCCTCCTGAAAGCCTTTCACAGAAGGGTCAGCCTCCTTCTGAAAGCcattgcagaaaaaaaatgaagcgtTTTTTGCAATGGCTTAAGCCAGGGATAAAATGCAAGAGGCAAGAAAACTCCCAGGAAAAGGGCAGCCCCCGATCATCTGTGGAAAGCAGAGGCCTACTTAAAGGTAGAACTGCCTTTACTGGGGCAACGGAAGCTCGGAAAATCGTGACAGACGGGACGTTCCTAGAGGAGAAAATGGGGCGTTGGCATGCAATAGATAGCACCTGCCCTCAACAGCCCATTCCCTTCCCAACCAAGTATGGGAAAACTCAGCAGAAAGCACAAGTGCAGGCTCAGGCACAGCCTGTCCAGGGCCATACTGGAAATATTAGACAGATCAGAGACAAGGACAGACAGCCCCAGAAAGCTGTGGCATTTAAGGACCAGCGACTGCATCCCCTATCCAtgccccacagggagcctgcaCCCCACCCACATGCCACCTGCAGGCATCAAGCTGGCCAGGGGCCTCcggccactctcaccactgctggaGGCACTGTGTTCAGAGATCTGCCTCTACTATTTAGGCAGAAAACCCTTCTCCAGAATTTCCACGGGGGGATATTTCCCACCCCAAAATAA
- the LOC113935138 gene encoding spermatogenesis-associated protein 31D4 isoform X3, translated as MGTLKISNKRKPTRSDSSSFLLPSEHLQRQGRAKRRRKGGTLKDYRCYQREVEEAQKLISVLRSPVGRHHDTISFHQLLCPDPSCEVCNRTTAEINRLLFPEALEDATPLASTAPVTSSSFTLSPDSSAVPPGDLISASLPEPSPPPASTFSPNPVTPLADFFPPSPPGGSLPPESFPPLHSEFPKDSFPPQSLAFPPIPPNHAQTVDPVVHPEATLSLNTIFCPDSALSQDVNPLPELSQMVNPTETFACHNAPPTLSVSPPPDCSLTMTQPKSISISKKPVPEISSPDSSGGLPTYVPTITGFNPSRLSILDFPSWQTHAKDFFPSTLAPYDFHQEFLALHSSEASSGEDPAAKLVEPANLSLLSPDGLALLEEQVRKRSDFWMWKEMKKSSVPKQTIAEKHDLEVSLPFWSSKDQSKELHVHRQPPYPTTTLKEGHLQQTPIQFFWGLPTLHSESLFSVAHVLDNCSSILIFNRVSNASTEQESPVVPHPLPLSLPQPQPLPIPQVQPQAHLQSPLPILSSGPLTQVKVCGVCLHRPEMESESLIPNEMQHLEWNVLQKEQETVWGLPTVVQRSQEDFCPSAPKPLTHQASQARVAISILPGQFPLTDELRRKLERHLRKRLIQHQWGLSRRICKSLSLMGPSIFSETPNLQRYHGRTWISKSESKSSKSESDEGDSEMSQLEDDDLEKDNDDLEKDQRHNPENGPKDYLLSDPESSSGNDMGYDSEKELRRPSEKNSTVSVETIGRGQFENVLKIHLSKKCEEINEGQLPGPVHNSWHTMTQTSLLFENSHTEIKHRSLPPSEVQDYSLNTFRELPFLESSAQQMLEAHIKRFRMMMTQGLPSRVLESIELFKLIKDTSHSSFSSSTNLISELNSKPGGFNSLRGSSKSLHGDKVGTANSASILDRPLPAASTVGKEEQRSLRQSPSDINHELAEDVQKIKDGTQTLTPVKHDTIGNRWPPKLPAREAGAGHEPKDKSANSGGRGGMQQGKKNLEPVFVPTVSRVIFRVKELDAHQSQSNILTTSKPVSSQTIKVNVNKAKTTIPIKSPPPNISIPQDPKSSKLKQQLLCELKFKLEEREHSRAQAHHTGLPPASDSLTYKASLTHAQGVSSGDMGASQVLHVHTEDTGINMEQQQEPGVRKHVLRKCQNKNLPPAAVTMSPPGSKAQELGGGDAGLGTSQPKRNSFPTEDVALNKRFPTQDVLSEKPGSKPSQTLSQNGQPPPESLSQKGQPPSESHCRKKMKRFLQWLKPGIKCKRQENSQEKGSPRSSVESRGLLKGRTAFTGATEARKIVTDGTFLEEKMGRWHAIDSTCPQQPIPFPTKYGKTQQKAQVQAQAQPVQGHTGNIRQIRDKDRQPQKAVAFKDQRLHPLSMPHREPAPHPHATCRHQAGQGPPATLTTAGGTVFRDLPLLFRQKTLLQNFHGGIFPTPK; from the exons CGTCAGGGCAGAgccaagaggaggaggaaaggtggGACTCTGAAAG ACTACAGATGCTACCAGAGAGAAGTGGAGGAAGCCCAGAAGCTGATCTCTGTTTTAAGAAG CCCAGTAGGCCGGCATCATGATACCATCTCCTTTCATCAACTGCTATGCCCAGACCCCTCCTGTGAGGTGTGTAATAGAACAACTGCTGAGATCAATCGGCTGCTGTTCCCGGAGGCCCTGGAAGATGCTACTCCCTTGGCTTCCACAGCCCCTGTGACTTCCTCATCGTTCACTCTCTCCCCTGACTCCTCAGCAGTCCCTCCAGGAGACCTAATATCAGCTTCTCTGCCTGAGCCttccccaccacctgcctccaCCTTCTCACCTAACCCAGTGACCCCCTTGGCTGACTTTTTTCCACCCTCACCACCGGGTGGCTCTTTGCCACCAGAGTCTTTTCCTCCCTTGCATTCCGAATTCCCAAAGGACAGTTTCCCACCCCAGTCCCTTGCCTTTCCTCCAATCCCACCAAATCATGCTCAGACAGTGGATCCTGTTGTCCATCCAGAGGCCACTTTGTCTCTAAATACCATCTTCTGTCCGGACTCTGCCCTTTCCCAAGATGTCAACCCCTTACCGGAGTTGTCCCAGATGGTAAATCCCACTGAGACCTTTGCTTGTCATAATGCACCACCAACCCTGTCTGTTTCACCACCACCGGACTGCAGTTTAACTATGACTCAACCTAAATCGATTTCCATCTCAAAGAAGCCTGTTCCAGAGATCTCATCTCCAGATAGCTCTGGTGGGTTGCCTACTTATGTCCCAACAATCACAGGCTTTAACCCCTCCAGATTGTCAATTTTAGACTTCCCTTCGTGGCAAACTCATGCCAAAGATTTCTTCCCTTCAACCTTGGCTCCATATGATTTCCATCAAGAGTTTCTGGCCCTCCATTCTTCAGAGGCTTCTTCCGGGGAAGACCCTGCAGCCAAGCTTGTGGAGCCTGCTAACCTCTCACTTCTCAGCCCCGATGGCTTGGCACTCCTAGAGGAACAAGTCCGAAAGAGGAGTGACTTCTGGatgtggaaggaaatgaaaaagagttCTGTTCCAAAACAAACAATTGCCGAAAAACATGacttggaagtttcccttcctttctggagCAGCAAAGATCAATCAAAGGAGCTGCATGTGCATCGGCAGCCCCCATATCCTACAACCACCTTGAAGGAGGGCCATTTACAGCAAACCCCTATCCAGTTCTTCTGGGGTCTCCCAACTCTGCATAGTGAGTCCTTGTTCTCTGTTGCCCATGTCTTAGATAATTGTTCCTCCATCTTAATTTTTAACAGAGTCTCGAATGCCTCCACAGAGCAGGAATCCCCAGTAGTTCCCcatcctcttcctctgtccttgccccaaccccagcccctaCCTATCCCTCAGGTCCAGCCCCAGGCCCACCTTCAGTCCCCACTCCCCATCCTGTCATCTGGTCCTCTAACCCAGGTTAAGGTCTGTGGAGTGTGTTTGCACAGACCTGAGATGGAATCAGAGTCTCTCATACCAAATGAAATGCAACATCTGGAATGGAACGTGTTGCAGAAGGAACAGGAAACTGTGTGGGGTTTACCCACTGTTGTCCAAAGATCCCAGGAGGACTTCTGTCCTTCAGCTCCTAAACCTCTTACTCACCAGGCCTCCCAGGCCCGTGTTGCAATCTCTATCCTTCCTGGACAGTTTCCTCTCACCGATGAGCTTCGAAGAAAACTAGAGCGTCACCTTCGAAAGAGGCTCATCCAACACCAGTGGGGCCTGTCCCGTAGGATCTGTAAGTCTCTATCACTGATGGGTCCGAGTATTTTTTCAGAGACACCTAACTTGCAGCGCTATCATGGACGCACATGGATCTCTAAGAGTGAGAGTAAATCGAGCAAATCTGAAAGCGATGAGGGGGACTCAGAAATGAGTCAGCTGGAGGACGATGACCTGGAGAAGGACAATGATGATCTGGAGAAGGATCAGCGACACAACCCAGAGAATGGCCCAAAAGATTATCTGTTGAGTGACCCAGAGAGCTCTTCAGGTAATGATATGGGGTATGATTCTGAAAAAGAACTTAGGAGACCATCAGAGAAAAACTCAACAGTGTCTGTGGAGACTATAGGTCGGGGACAATTTGAAAATGTCTTGAAAATTCACTTGAGCAAAAAGTGTGAGGAAATTAATGAGGGTCAGCTCCCCGGGCCTGTGCATAATTCATGGCATACTATGACGCAGACGTCGCTTCTTTTTGAGAACTCCCAcactgaaataaaacacagaagtttGCCACCATCAGAGGTTCAGGACTACTCCCTGAATACCTTCCGGGAGCTTCCCTTTCTTGAATCTAGTGCACAACAGATGCTGGAAGCCCATATTAAAAGGTTTCGTATGATGATGACACAGGGCCTTCCCTCCAGGGTCCTTGAATCCATAGAGCTCTTTAAATTGATAAAGGACACTTCCCATTCTAGCTTTTCCTCCTCAACCAACCTGATTTCTGAGCTAAATTCTAAACCTGGGGGCTTCAACTCCCTCAGAGGAAGCTCTAAATCTCTCCATGGAGACAAAGTGGGAACAGCAAATTCAGCCTCCATCCTGGATCGTCCTCTCCCTGCCGCCTCAACTGTGGGCAAGGAAGAACAGAGAAGTCTGAGGCAATCACCCTCTGATATCAACCATGAGTTAGCAGAGGATGTTCAGAAGATTAAGGATGGCACACAGACTCTTACACCTGTCAAACATGACACCATAGGCAACAGATGGCCCCCAAAGCTgcctgcaagggaagctggggcCGGACATGAGCCAAAGGATAAGAGTGCAAATTCTGGAGGTAGAGGAGGGATGCAACAGGGCAAAAAGAATCTAGAACCTGTCTTTGTGCCCACAGTGTCCAGGGTGATATTCAGGGTCAAGGAACTTGATGCTCATCAATCACAATCTAATATCTTGACAACCAGCAAGCCAGTAAGCTCCCAAACCATAAAGGTGAATGTTAATAAAGCCAAAACTACCATCCCCATTAAAAGCCCCCCACCAAACATATCAATTCCCCAAGATCCTAAATCATCAAAGCTTAAACAACAACTCTTGTGTGAGCTAAAGTTTAAattggaggagagagagcataGCCGGGCGCAAGCCCACCACACTGGCCTGCCCCCTGCCTCAGATAGTTTGACTTACAAGGCCTCACTGACTCATGCCCAGGGTGTGTCCAGTGGGGACATGGGAGCTTCTCAGGTGCTGCATGTCCATACAGAGGACACAGGAATTAATATGGAACAACAGCAGGAGCCTGGGGTCCGTAAGCATGTCTTACGGAAGTGCCAGAATAAGAATCTCCCACCAGCTGCGGTGACCATGAGCCCTCCAGGCTCCAAGGCACAAGAGCTTGGTGGAGGGGATGCAGGACTGGGGACATCCCAACCTAAAAGGAACAGTTTCCCTACTGAGGATGTGGCATTGAACAAGAGGTTCCCTACTCAGGACGTGCTATCGGAAAAGCCGGGAAGCAAGCCTTCCCAGACCCTATCACAGAACGGTCAGCCGCCTCCTGAAAGCCTTTCACAGAAGGGTCAGCCTCCTTCTGAAAGCcattgcagaaaaaaaatgaagcgtTTTTTGCAATGGCTTAAGCCAGGGATAAAATGCAAGAGGCAAGAAAACTCCCAGGAAAAGGGCAGCCCCCGATCATCTGTGGAAAGCAGAGGCCTACTTAAAGGTAGAACTGCCTTTACTGGGGCAACGGAAGCTCGGAAAATCGTGACAGACGGGACGTTCCTAGAGGAGAAAATGGGGCGTTGGCATGCAATAGATAGCACCTGCCCTCAACAGCCCATTCCCTTCCCAACCAAGTATGGGAAAACTCAGCAGAAAGCACAAGTGCAGGCTCAGGCACAGCCTGTCCAGGGCCATACTGGAAATATTAGACAGATCAGAGACAAGGACAGACAGCCCCAGAAAGCTGTGGCATTTAAGGACCAGCGACTGCATCCCCTATCCAtgccccacagggagcctgcaCCCCACCCACATGCCACCTGCAGGCATCAAGCTGGCCAGGGGCCTCcggccactctcaccactgctggaGGCACTGTGTTCAGAGATCTGCCTCTACTATTTAGGCAGAAAACCCTTCTCCAGAATTTCCACGGGGGGATATTTCCCACCCCAAAATAA